CTGGCAGGCGAAGAGGTGACTGTGGAACCATTAAGACCGGCGGAAGGCCCTCAGGATGCGACCGAAAAGTTCAAGTCCTTATTGAGAAAGGTTGGAATAAAAAAATGAGCGAACTGGTTCGAGGACGATTGACGGAAAGCGCCCAGGTGATGGAGTTGCTTCTTAAAGAGAGCGAAAAAATTCAAGCGCTGGCGGATGAGATGGTCGCCTGTCTTCAGCGCGGCAATAAATTGATGATCTGCGGCAACGGCGGCAGCGCGGCCGACAGCCAGCATTTCGCCGCTGAACTGGTAGGCCGGCTGCAGAAAGACCGCGCGCCCCTTCCCGCCCTGGCCTTGAGCACCGACACCTCCATCCTCACCGCCATCGGCAATGATTACGGTTATGATCAAGTGTTCTCCAAGCAGGTCGAAGCGCTGGGTCAGCCGGGCGATATT
This DNA window, taken from bacterium, encodes the following:
- a CDS encoding D-sedoheptulose 7-phosphate isomerase; the encoded protein is MSELVRGRLTESAQVMELLLKESEKIQALADEMVACLQRGNKLMICGNGGSAADSQHFAAELVGRLQKDRAPLPALALSTDTSILTAIGNDYGYDQVFSKQVEALGQPGDILIGLSTSGGSPNVLNAMAAAKQKRMRTMVLSGKTGGEMARQADAALVVPSSTSQHVQEGQIAIIHIWCEIIEDTLFPAGGTDLR